The Aestuariibius sp. HNIBRBA575 nucleotide sequence TAACGGTCATAAGCTTGGTGGGAATTGCACAAAATGCGGTTGCACAGACCGATGAACCCGCCCCGCTGACCCAGTTTCAAGACTGCGATGCCTGCCCGGAAATGATCATGATGCCCGCCGGTTCGTTCATGATGGGTGCGATTGAAGGGGAATCACGCAATCCATTCGACGTTTTTGGCCCCGATGCAACGTGGCGACGGCGCGGCCCAGATGAGGTGAATATCCTGCCGCATGAACATCCCCGTCACCCGGTTGTCATGGACATTCCCTTTGCAATCGGGCGCAATGAAGTGACGTTTGGGGAATGGTCCCAATGTGTGGCAGCGGGGGCCTGTCGCCATGAACCGGATGCGTGGATTTTGACGCGCACTGGCCGCATTGAACTGGGGCCAGACCATCCCGTGATCAATGTGTCTGTTTTGGACATTCAGGAATATACCAATTGGCTGAATGCTCAGGTTGGGGCAGACGTTTACCGCCTGCCAACCGAGGCAGAGTGGGAATATGCCGCGCGCGCGGGGACAGAAACCCGTTTTGCCCAAGGTGATGATCTGACACCTGATCAAGCGAATTTTTCACGTGTAGGAACGGAGAGACTTCGCGGTGAGGAAATGCCGCATCTTTTGTCGCGCGAGAGCCCGGTTCCGGTGCAAGAATTGGATGCGGCAAATGCGTGGGGACTACGGCACATGTCTGGCAACGTGTTTGAGATTACCCAGTCGTGCCGGGCGGACCAACATCTTGGGCTTGCGCTGGACAGTGACTATTTAGCCCATGACCTGGCCTACCCAGACTGCAATCGCGCCTTAAAAGGTGGCAGTTATGCTGTTGCAATGGATTATGCGCGACCATCGGCGCGAGGGCATGTTTTTGTAACTTCCAGCGGGGATATGATGGGGTTTCGGATTGTGCGCGAACTTGACTAATTTTTGGAGATAAGTAACGTTTACAGGTGTATTTCCGGGGGGAAGTCATGACACATCTGTTGAAAACAGCATTCATTTCGTTTTTTCTATCCTGTATGGCATTGCCAGTTTTCGCTTTAACAATTTCGCCGTCAGGTATCGTTGGGATAGAAGTAAACGGCGTGTTGTATGACGTCGCTTTTGAGGACGGAAATTGTATAACTGTTTTTTCGGGTTGCGATGACCAGAGCGATTTTCTGTTTGATGTCAACACTATTTCAGATGCTGTTGTGGCATTAAGCGAAGCAGTCCGTGGTACAATATATGATACTGATCCATCTTTGATTGACGGGTGCGACGACAGCCGTCTGTGCAATATCAGGACACCCTATGCAGGGTTCAGCGATCATGTGGGGTCGTTTGCCGTTGTCGGAGTGTTTAGCAACGATACTCGCCTCGATTCAGTATCTCTGGTCGTGAATGTGCCGATCGATTTCTTCCAGCCGAATGATGGACGGGTTTTTGCCGTCTGGTCTGTTGCGGCAGTCCCAGTGCCGGGCTCGGTTTTGTTTATTTTTAGCTTTTGCGCCGGGTTTCTTGGAATTAATGCGATGCGCAAGACGAAAAAGCGTCGCCTCGATTGCTCTGCGTTCCAGAATGTAAACGGCAGTGCCTTAACCTGATAGGGCAAAAATAAAAGGCTTCTGAGCTGGCCTCCGAACCGGGAAAACCAATAAAAAATGTCGTGAGGAGAATGGTGGGCGACCCTGGAATCGAACCAGGCGTGCGTCTCCGCGAGGGAGTTACAGTCCCCTGCCACACCTTGCGGCCTGTCGCCCAAACCGGGGTCTGATTACGACCGAAGTTGAGGGGCGTCAAGCGGTTAAATCGGGAAAAACCTTGCTGATGGTGACTTTTTCTGCGACTTGTCCGGCTCTGATCTGGCAGGAGTGGATTTCAATGAAAAAACCGACATGGGTTGTTGCCAAAGAGCAGGCAAAACGCGCAGCAGCAGCCGAGACAATCTGGCTGTTTGGCATTCACGCCGTGCGGGATGCGTTGGAAAATCCAAATCGCACCAAATTGCGTTTGGTTGTGACCCGAAACGCCATGGGCCGGCTAGAGGATGCGATTGCCGCGTCGGGCATGGAGCCTGAAATGGTGGAGCCACGCAAATTTGATGTGCCGATTGATCCGCAATCGGTCCATCAGGGCGCCGCACTTGAGGTGAAGCCGCTGGATTGGGGGCCGGTGAATGAAATCTGTCTGGGGGACGGGGATATTCCGCCGCGGGTTATATTGCTGGATCGTGTGACGGATCCCCATAATGTGGGGGCGATTTTGCGATCTGCCGAAGTGTTCGGCGCGCGCGCTGTGATCGGGGTCAAACGCCATTCTGCACCCGAAACCGGGGCCTTGGCCAAAACCGCATCTGGCGCGCTGGAACGTCAGCCCTATTTGCG carries:
- a CDS encoding formylglycine-generating enzyme family protein; translated protein: MLRELLTVISLVGIAQNAVAQTDEPAPLTQFQDCDACPEMIMMPAGSFMMGAIEGESRNPFDVFGPDATWRRRGPDEVNILPHEHPRHPVVMDIPFAIGRNEVTFGEWSQCVAAGACRHEPDAWILTRTGRIELGPDHPVINVSVLDIQEYTNWLNAQVGADVYRLPTEAEWEYAARAGTETRFAQGDDLTPDQANFSRVGTERLRGEEMPHLLSRESPVPVQELDAANAWGLRHMSGNVFEITQSCRADQHLGLALDSDYLAHDLAYPDCNRALKGGSYAVAMDYARPSARGHVFVTSSGDMMGFRIVRELD
- the rlmB gene encoding 23S rRNA (guanosine(2251)-2'-O)-methyltransferase RlmB, whose protein sequence is MKKPTWVVAKEQAKRAAAAETIWLFGIHAVRDALENPNRTKLRLVVTRNAMGRLEDAIAASGMEPEMVEPRKFDVPIDPQSVHQGAALEVKPLDWGPVNEICLGDGDIPPRVILLDRVTDPHNVGAILRSAEVFGARAVIGVKRHSAPETGALAKTASGALERQPYLRIRNLADTMEELRALGYIILGLAGEAEQTIEQVLDGKKDRPVALVLGAEGPGLREKTRETCDALVKIDFAGAFGSLNVSNAAAIALYASTGR